The following is a genomic window from Miscanthus floridulus cultivar M001 chromosome 14, ASM1932011v1, whole genome shotgun sequence.
aacgacatcacAACCGTTATGGGATGTGACTCGAACTAGtggcgcaacttcctcttggtgatgaggatggtgtaaaggagcttctagatttggaaGTAGTGAGTTTTGGAGTTGGATAGTagctcactgatgaagtacatagggcgctggactttgagggcgtgcccttcttcctcccgttctactaccagggcagcgctgaccacttacgtggtggccgctatgtatagcaggagggattctccgtcgcttggaggaactaggatcgggggctttgtcagaagtagtttgaccatgtcaagcacctcctggGCCTCGAATGTCCACTCGAAGTGGCCGGCTTTCTTCAGgagccgataaagggggagtcctcattcgctaaggtgcgagatgaatcggctgagggcagcgaggcaccctgtgattcgctgaaccccctttatgttctgaatcaggcccatctttgtgatggctaagattttctctaggttggctttgatgccatgctcggagacgatgaagtcgagcagcataccccttgggaccccgaaaacatatttctcaggattgagtttgatgccattcgcccaaagtttcacaaaggtttgctcaagatcgggaACGAGGTGATCaacccgtttggacttaactacgatgttgtcaacgtaggcctcaacggtccgcccaatgaggtccccaaagcatctAAGCATACATCACTGGTATGTTGccctagcgttctttagaccaaatggCATCGAGACATAGCaggaacgatccaaagggggtgatgaaagacatcgCGAGTTGGTCAGACtttttcatcgcgatttgatggtagccggagtacgcatcaaggaagcagagggtttcgcactctgaggtagagtcgactatttggtctatgcgtggcaaagaaaACGGATCCTttaggcatgccttgttgaggcccatatagtcaacacacatcctccatttcctgctcttcttttgtacaaggacgggattggctaaccactctaggtggtgtacttccctgatgaatccagtgggcgacagttttgctatctcctcatcgatggccctgcacttttcctcgtcgaagcagcgtaggcgttgcttcactaacttggagcctagatggatttttagggtatgctcggcgacctccctcggaatgcctagcatatccgagggtttccacataAAGATGTATTTgttgtcgtggaggaagtcgacgagcgtgctttcctatttggaggagagcgtggtaccaatgcgtaccattttaccctcagagctgttggcatctatgaggacctccttggagcccttaGACATTTCGAACGACCCAgtcgacttctttgcgtcgggcgctccttcggtgacctcctccttgagggcggcgagcTCCCCGAAGGCGACGATTGCCGTGGCATGGCCACAGCACTTGACCTTGCACTCGTAGGCAtggtggaaggaggtgccgatggtgatgaccctgcagggggcctggcatctttagcttgaggtacatgtagttggggatggccatgaacttcgtgtagcatggacaccccaagatggcatggaaggttctgaggaacccaaccacctcaaagatgacggtctcagtcctataattgaactgatccctaaaggtaacgggcagatcgatctatctGAGTGGCATGGCCAACTTCTCGAGCACGACGCCGTGGAAAGGCACTCGGATTAggtggaggtgcgttcggtcgacgcccattatGTCAAGCGTCtttgtgtacatgatgttgaggtcgctgccttcgtccatcaaaGCTTTGGTGAGGCATTTTGgcccgacgatcgggtcgaccacaagcAGATACCTTCCTAGGTGTGGGACGGCGTCCGGATGGTCAGTCCGATTGAAGGTTATGGTGAACTCCAACCACCGGagaaagggaggtgtggccggttgggccgtgtagacttggcggcgtgcgaccttctgacgatgtttggagtcataggccattgatccctcgaagatcatgaggcagccatctagcgttggaaagccatcgtccttctcctcggcgtcgtccatagcaggggcaggttccttcccctattcccctttgttggagcctccggacaagaacttccgcatgaggctgtagtccttgagcggatgctttatggggaaggcgtggttcgggcatagcccctcaagcattttctcaaagtggttcggagcgccctccgtgggctttcaaccacccttgcggtcagcagcagaCATGAGTGGGCCCTCGcgctgttgcttcttattttttcttttgGCTGAACAATTGGAGGTGCCTTTGCCAGCACCCtcatcctgccttgccttgccctcgaggagatcgaagatcgctccgattGCCTCTTCTCTTGAGGCGTgggtggtggcgatgtccaggagctccttggtggtccgcggACCCTTGCGTCTCaccttatgaaccaaggactcataggtcattgtggataggaaggctcctatcacgtcggcatcggcgacattggggagctcgttgcactaccgggagaagcactagatgtacccacgaagggtctcacCAGCCTTCTGGTGGCAGTTCTTGatgtcccatgggttcctagggcgttTGTATGttccctagaagtttcccacgaagatctccttcagatccgcccaactctggattgcgttggacgacaggtgttccaaccatgctcgagccgaatcgaccaagaatagcgaaaggttgcggataatgaagtcatcattatccgcaccaccggcttgataggcaagccgatagtcttcaagccaaagcccgaggtttgtctccctggagtacttagggatattagtaggtggtcgataccgtGGTGAGAACGcaacattgaggatgtgccggctgaaggcctgagACCCTAGGTGGTTGGGGCTCGGGCTCCGaacctcgccgctgtcgtagcgtccaccgcATCAAGGATGATAGCTATGGCGGGCTCCTTCCCTTAGGTCGTCGTAGGCACGtctgcgggcgtcgagggtgctgcgtGCGTCGCAGTTGTGGCGGAGCCGTTGATGTACTAGGATTGCAGGGCGCTGCCCGCCCCCTTGTAGCGCTTGGTGGACCGATGCGTCCCTAGCGAGATGTACCAAAGGCATACGCTAGCTGGTGTCGGGCTCGTGTCGCCGAGACAACATGCTCTCTGCCTGCTGCgctgccgcacgctcaagtagcgtgtgGATTTCAAGATGGGTCCGGCGATCCTCGGGCGTTgggcctctagaaggccacggagcaaggccgttgcggcggcgatgttctggcttgcatgAGCGAAgtggggaagggtttcatcatcggcaatgatccttcggtttacgtCGTGGGCCACGGCGCGTGTGTGCCCACCATCTCTGCGGCGCCTGATCTCCTTATCGACCTCCAcgtactcccgaacaagctgttgtccgACTTTGTCTATTTC
Proteins encoded in this region:
- the LOC136503194 gene encoding uncharacterized protein; translated protein: MDEGSDLNIMYTKTLDIMGVDRTHLHLIRVPFHGVVLEKVITIGTSFHHAYECKVKCCGHATAIVAFGELAALKEEVTEGAPDAKKSTGSFEMSKGSKEVLIDANSSEGKMVRIGTTLSSK